The nucleotide sequence TGGAATCTATATCGGTGCTGCTGTCCGCAACTCACGGCGGCACTACCGATATGCGTTGAAGTTGCACAAGGAAAGAAAATGAAAATTGAACGCTGGGATACGAAAGAAGTTATCTTCGAAATGGAATGCGACTCATGGGTCGACTTGATAAAAGGTGCATTGAAAGCAAAAGTTTCTTTTTACTATGCCAACCTGCGCTATGCCAACCTGAGCTATGCCGACCTGAGCTCTGCCGACCTGAGCTATGCCAACCTGAGCTCTGCCAACCTGAGCTATGCCAACCTGCGCTATGCCGACCTGAGCTCTGCCGACCTGAGCTATGCCAACCTGAGCTCTGCCAACCTGCGCTCTGCCAACCTGCGCTATGCCGACCTGAGCTCTGCCGACCTGAGCTATGCCAACCTGAGCTCTGCCAACCTGCGCTCTGCCAACCTGCGCTATGCCGACCTGAGCTCTGCCGACCTGAGCTATGCCAACCTGAGCTATGCCGACCTGCGCTATGCAGTTTGGAAGTGGGCTATTGGGAACATGGAAGAACTTAAAAGTATGCAACTTGATAAGTACACGATTGTTTTTAGCTCTACTGAAATGGCCATCGGGTTCCAGATGCACAGTATTGAGAAATGGAAATCTTTCACAGACAATGAAATTTCAACTATGGATGATGGCGCACTTGAATG is from Sulfurimonas sp. HSL-1656 and encodes:
- a CDS encoding pentapeptide repeat-containing protein, giving the protein MKIERWDTKEVIFEMECDSWVDLIKGALKAKVSFYYANLRYANLSYADLSSADLSYANLSSANLSYANLRYADLSSADLSYANLSSANLRSANLRYADLSSADLSYANLSSANLRSANLRYADLSSADLSYANLSYADLRYAVWKWAIGNMEELKSMQLDKYTIVFSSTEMAIGFQMHSIEKWKSFTDNEISTMDDGALEWWRKWKEFIFKAIELSGEVKDDTE